The stretch of DNA TCTTCTGGAAGATAAAAGACTAGTAGAGTATCAAAGCGAACCGCGCGCGGTTTCGTTTTCTGTTGGAAACGTCTACGTGGCAAAAGTGAAGAAACTAATGCCAGGACTGAATGCCAGTTTTGTAGATGTAGGTTTTGAACGCGATGCTTTTCTCCATTATCTTGACTTAGGAAGTCAATTTGATTCTTATGCAAAGTATCTGAAACAGGTACAAAGCGACAGAAGAAAACTTTATCCTTTTGCCAAAGCTTCAAGGCTGCCCGACCTAAAAAAGGATGGCAGTGTGCAAACAACACTTACCGTTGGACAGGAGGTTTTGGTGCAGATCGTAAAAGAACCCATCTCTACAAAGGGGCCAAGACTTACGTGTGAACTTTCCTTTGCAGGACGGTATCTGATACTGATTCCCTTTAATGATAAAGTATCTGTTTCTTCAAAGATTAAAAGCGGCGAAGAACGCGCAAGGTTAAAACAGCTGATTCATAGCATCAAACCGAAGAATTGCGGAGTGATTGTGCGAACTGTGGCAGAAGGAAAAAGGGTTGCCGAACTGGACGCAGAACTCAAAACGCTGACCAAATATTGGGAAGATGCTATTGAGAAGGTACAGAAAACTCAAAAAAGACCACAGTTGGTTTTTGAGGAAACCAGCCGAGCTGTAGCCCTGTTGCGCGACTTATTCAATCCGACTTACGAAAACATTCACGTTAATGATGAAGATGTTTTCAAAGAAGTGAAGAACTATGTATCAATGATTGCACCCGAAAAGGTCGACATAGTGAAGCTATACAAGGGAAAAGTTCCCATCTTTGACAACTTCAACATTACAAAACAAATCAAGTCGAGCTTTGGAAAGGCCGTTAATTACAAGCATGGAGCCTACCTCATTATTGAGCATACGGAGGCGTTGCATGTAGTGGATGTCAACAGCGGCAATAGAACCCGATCGGAGAAAGGCCAGGAAGCCAATGCCTTAGATGTAAATCTTGGTGCCGCAGACGAGCTTGCCCGCCAGCTGCGTCTTAGAGATATGGGAGGCATTATCGTTGTAGACTTCATCGACATGAACTTAGCCGAAGACCGCCAATTGCTTTATGAGCGGATGTGCAAGAACATGCAGCAAGACCGTGCACGGCATAACATCTTGCCATTAAGTAAGTTCGGTTTGATGCAAATTACCCGTCAGCGGGTTCGTCCAGCAATGGATGTAAGCGTAGATGAGACCTGTCCCACCTGCTTTGGTAAGGGAAAGATCAAGTCGAGCATCCTGTTTACAGATCAACTTGAAAGAAAAATTGACCGATTAGTCAACAAAATCGGAGTAAAGAACTTCTATTTGCATGTGCATCCTTATGTGGCTGCGTACATCAATCAGGGATTTATTTCCTTGAAGCGTAGGTGGCAGATGAAATACGGATTCGGATTGCACATCGTTTCTTCTCAAAAGTTAGCTTTCTTGCAATATGAATTCTATGACAGCAAGAAAGAATTTATCGACATGAAGGAAGAAATCGAAACCAAATAGCAACTCATAGAAAAAGAGGAAAGCCGATCATGACTTTCCTCTTTTTGTTTATATATCCCTGTGTTTGTCAGCTATCTTGTTGCGTCTTACGGTCAACTCGGTTTTCGTGTCATCGATTATCGCCATTGCCATGAAGTTTTCCACGTTCATTTCTCGACCGAATCTTCTCAATGTTAAGGGCTACCACCTCATCGAGCGAATAGCCTAAGTCATTTGCTAAAACAGAGAGATACCATAGGACATCCCCCAGTTCTTTAGCAATTTCCAATCTATCGCTTTTCGAAAAGATACCATTTCTGTCACGAATCACCTTTTTAACCTTCTCCGCCACTTCGCCCGTCTCCCCGGTGATACCGATGAGTGGGTATATTGTTCTTAGTTCTTGCGGATAGATGGCAGTCTGCAAGGCTTGGCGTTGGAACTCGTTCATTTCCATGTTCTTATCTTTTTTTATTCCAGTTAATCATCAGATCGTTTTCAAAAGCTAAGCTTTTGCACACCGATCTCTTATCTTTTAGGGTGCATTTTCTTAGCTTTTGGCAGGTCATCTCTTAGCTTTTGGAAAACCATCTGCGACTTATCCTTCTCAAATATCACTATCAGATCTTAAAAAAGCACTTGATGAAGAACACCAAGTGCCAATCTACACCTTATTATATAGCGAGAGTCAGGATTTATTTTTCAGCAAGTCGCGAATCTCGGCCAGAAGTTTTTCCTCGTTACTGGGTTGCGGTTCCGCAGCCGGAGCCTCCGGTTCAGGTTTCTTTTTAACCAAAGTATTGACGCCCTTGATAAGCAAGAAGATACAGAAGGCAATGATCAAGAAGTCGATCACGTTCTGAAGAAAGTTTCCGTAGGTGATTTTCGCATCTCCGATAGGGAACGAGAGTCCCTTGAAATCAATCCCACCGATGATCATTCCCAATACAGGCATCAGCAAATCGTCTACCACGGAAGACACAATTTTTCCGAAGGCACCGCCGATAATCACACCTACAGCCATATCTAACACATTGCCTCGCATGGCAAAGTCTTTGAACTCATTTAAAATTTTACTCATTGTTTTTTTGTTTTTTATTAGAAAAATGCAATGCAAATGTAGAAATAAATTCGTAACTTTGCGGAGCAAATAAGGAAAAAAGCATTGTTTAGGCTAACATTTTGATTTTTAAGTTCATTTTGTCATGTCAACTTGCTAAAATGCAATAGATATTTATTTTCAACCCAATAAAATAAAAAAACAAAGATGATTAAAATTGGTATTAACGGATTTGGCCGTATCGGTCGTTTCGTTTTCCGTGCTTCTCTTGAAGAAGCAAATGCAAAAGACGTGGTAGTTGTTGGTATTAACGACCTTTGCCCGGTAGACTACTTGGCATACATGTTGAAGTATGACACCATGCACGGCATCTTCAAAGGTACGATTGAGGCCGATGTTGAAAAATCGCAACTCATCGTTAACGGCAACGTTATCCGCGTAACGGCAGAGCGCAACCCTGCCGATCTGAAGTGGAACGAAGTAGGTGCAGAATATGTGGTTGAATCTACGGGACTGTTCCTTTCTAAAGAGAAGTCTCAAGGTCACCTCGACGCCGGTGCTAAGTATGTAGTGATGTCGGCTCCCTCTAAGGACGACACCCCCATGTTTGTTTGCGGTGTAAACGAAAAGAGCTACGTAAAGGGTACACAATTTGTTTCCAACGCTTCTTGTACCACCAACTGCTTGGCTCCTATCGCTAAGGTGCTCAATGACAAATGGGGCATCAAAGATGGTTTGATGACAACGGTTCACTCTACCACTGCTACTCAGAAAACAGTTGACGGACCTTCGTTGAAAGACTGGCGTGGTGGCCGTGCTGCTTCGGGCAATATCATTCCTTCTTCTACCGGTGCTGCAAAGGCCGTAGGTAAAGTAATCCCCGAATTGAACGGCAAACTCACAGGTATGTCCATGCGTGTTCCTACACTGGATGTATCTGTTGTAGACCTCACCGTTAACCTGGCAAAACCTGCTAAGTATGATGAGATTTGCGCTGCCATGAAAGCTGCATCTGAAGGCGAACTGAAAGGCATCCTCGGTTATACCGAAGACGCTGTGGTTTCTTCTGACTTCCTCGGTGATGCACGCACTTCTATCTTCGATGCAAAGGCAGGTATCGCTCTTACCGATACATTTGTGAAAGTAGTTTCTTGGTATGACAACGAAATTGGCTACTCTCACAAGGTGGTAGAACTGATCAAGCACATGGCTAAAGTAAACGGCTAATCTGCAAATCGATTGGTCTTGACCATAAATAATAAGTCGTCCTGTTTTGCAGGACGACTTTTTTTGTTATCTTTGCCCTTGTGAAGATGATAACCGTTTTAGGACCGACGGCCAGCGGAAAAACCGGTTTGGCTGTTGCGCTTGCCGCAGAACTGAATGCCGAGATTATCAGTGCAGACAGTAGGCAGGTGTATAAAGGTATGGACATCGGTACGGGAAAAGACTTGGCAGACTATCGCTTGGGCAACAGACAGATACCCTATCACCTGATAGATATCGAGAAGCCGGGAGCAAAGTATAATCTCTTCCGTTATCAGCAAGACTTCAACACGGTTTACGAAGACCTCGCAGGGCGGGGCGTTTTACCGATTCTGTGCGGTGGTACGGGGCTTTATATCGAAGCGGTTCTCAAGGGTTATGCTCTTTCGCCCGTTCCACAATGTGCTGCATTGCGCAAAAAGCTTTCTCATCGCTCGTTGAGCCAGTTAAAAAGACTGCTCATCGATTTGAAGAAACGCAATCATTCGCATATGCACAACAATAGTGATGTAGACACAACAAACCGTGCTATACGGGCCATTGAAATAGAGTTTCACCAGTTGCACCATCCGCTCGACAGGCGAATGCTGCCCGGTATCGACTCGCTGATTGTAGGAGTAGATATCGATAGAGACTTGCGACGTCGTAAAATCACCGAGAGACTAAAAGCAAGATTAAACGAAGGGATGGTGGAGGAGGTGAGAGCCTTGCTCAATGGTGGCGTTACTGCCGCCGATTTGATGTATTATGGACTGGAATATAAATATGTAACCGAATATATAATAGGTAGAAGCAATTACGAAGAAATGTTCCGAGGATTGGAAATTGCCATTCATCAGTTTGCCAAACGTCAGATGACATGGTTCAGAGGAATGGAACGGAGAGGCTTTTCCATTCGTTGGCTGGACGCTACACTGCCTATGCAGCAGAAAATAGAGCAGGTGAGAGAATGGATAAGAATTGCCAATAAATGATGAGAAACAGGAAAAGGAGGAAAGATTGATGGCAGTAAATAGTACGCGTTGGGGGGTGTTGTATTGTCCTAAGAGAGGATTGTACAGTTCGGGAGTGCACTGGGACAAGATAGAAAAGAGTCTTGTCGACAATGATATTGAGTTTGATTTGATTCAAAGTGAAAACACTGGCAGTGTGGAACGACTCATTAAAATGCTAGTCAACAATGGATATAAAACAATTATTATCGTTGGTGGCGACTCCGCTCTCAACGATGCAGTGAACTGTTTGATGCAAGTTGAGAAAGAAATACGAGACGAAATCGCATTGGGAGTGATTCCCAACGGATTGATGAACGACTTTGCACATTTCTGGGGTTTGAAAGAAGGCGAGGTGGAAACAATCATCCAAGGACTGAAACAACGACGCATCCGAAAGGTGGATTTGGGCTATATACGCTATAAAAACAAGAAAGGAGAAACTTGCCGACGGTATTTTCTCAATTGTATCAATATCGGATTGATTGCTACCATTATGAATCTACGCCGAAAAACACGGCGATTTTTCGGTTCACGTACATTATCTTTTATCTTCTCTTTTATTCTCTTAATCTTCCAACGATTGGAATATAAAATGCGCTTGAAGATTAATGAAGATGAACTGAAGCGGAAAATGATGACCGTTTGTATAGGTAACAGCGTGGGATATGGACAGACACCCAATGCCGTTCCTTATAATGGATTGCTGGATGTCTCTGTGGTTTATCATCCACAGATGATGCAATTGTTTGAAGGAATTTATCTGTTCTTGCGCGGTAAGTTTCTCAATCATCGCAATGTGCACCCTTATCGCACACGCAGAGTGGAGGTATTGGAGGTAAACCGTGCCCCAATCGGTATTGACGGGCGACAGTTGGCAACTCCTGTAGGCCCTTTTACGATTGAGGTTGAACAGGAAATCATCAACTTTCTAATGCCTGATTAACCTATCCGGCTCACCTTCCTGAGATCTTTATCCTCTATAATTTTTATTTTTCTGCCGTCTATTTCGATAAGATCTTCTGCTGCAAAGGCGGACAATGTGCGTATGGCGTTGTTCGTTGTCATATTAGACATACTGGCTAGATCCTCCCGACTGAGGTAGATACATAATGTCACACCATCTTCTTCCACACCGTAACAATCTTTTAAGAAGATCAACGTCTCGGCCAATCTTCCACGAATGTGTTTCTGAGTAAGGCTCACCGTCCGATCATCAGAGGTTCCGAGCAATTTTGCCAAGTGCTTAAGGAAGAACATACTCATGGCGTTGTTCTCCTTCATCATATTAGCAATGAGTTCAATCGGAAAGAAGGCCACTTCACAATCATCAATAGCCATGGCTGAAGTCTTGTAATCTTCTTCGGCAAAGAAAGCCCGATAGCCAAAGAAGTCTATCGATTTGATGGCGCGGAGAATATGACTTCTGCCACTGACTCCCTCTTTGTAGACTTTCACCTTGCCAAAAACAAGGCACATCAAGTCTCTAGGGCTGTCGGAACCCCTATAGATAACTTCGTTCTTTTCGAACTTCCTTATCTTCATACTCTTCAAAAGCACTTTCCGTTGCGCCTTGGTGAGGGGATGCCATAAGGCTGCAATAATCTTAATTGCCTCAACCTTGCTGATGCCTATTTCTGTTGCCATAGCACAATTGCTTTTGTTTGTTAGATTTATTGCTCTATTTATGAAGTCACAAATTTACGACTTTTCTTCTGTAAGACAGTTTTTTTGTTCTCTTTTTTATTCTTTTCCATATAAAAACATCTCATTTCTACATTTAAACGACTAATAATTTGTTGGAGAAATGATTATTTTGTACTTTTGAAGTCAACAGAGGTGCAACTACCCTCCTCTGTTTAGCTACTAATATTTAAACCTAAAATATAGCTTATGAGTTATATACGATTTGAAAAATCCCTAATGACAAATCTTGAAGAAGCTTTGCCTAAGGAATTATTACGGACAAACAGATCGGGAGCTTACTCGTGTTCGTCTATCGTAGACTGCAATACGAGGAAGTATCACGGTTTATTGGTTGTTCCGGTTCCTGAACTTGACGATGAGAACCATGTGTTGTTGTCGGCACTGGATGTATCGGTTATCCAACATGGAGCAGAGTTCAACTTGGGATTGCACAAGTATCAAGGGGACAACTACAGTCCGAAAGGACACAAGTACATCAGAGAATTTAATTGCGATAAAGTGCCAACGACACTCTATCGCGTGGGTGGCGTGCTATTAAAGAAGGAAGTGGTTTTCCAACACTTCGAAGATAGAATCCTTATTCGGTACACCTTGGAAGATGCTCATTCGGCAACAATACTCCATTTCAAACCGTTTTTGGCTTTCCGCAGCGTGCGACAATTCACGCATGAGAATTCTGTGGCCTCGCGTGAATACTTCTCTGTCGAGAACGGAATCAAAACTTGTATGTATGCTGGCTATCCCGACTTGTACATGCAGTTCAGCAAGAAGAACAATTTTGTTTTTCAACCGGATTGGTATCACGGCGTAGAATACACCAAAGAACAAGAACGCGGTTACGCTTCTAATGAAGATTTGTACGTGCCGGGCTATTTCGAGGTGGATATTAAGAAAGGTGAGAGTATCGTTTTTTCGGCTTCTATCCAAGAGTTTAAAACCAAAGGGCTGAGTAAACTTTTTGAGACAGAGGTGGAAGAACGTAGTCCGCGCGACAATTTCTTTCACTGTCTAGTGAATGCAGCACACCAATTCCACATCAATACAAACGCAGGCGATCATTATTTGCTGGCTGGTTATCCGTGGTTCAAGTGTCGTGCCCGCGACACCTTTATTTCTCTACCAGGACTAACGCTTGCCATTGAAGAGGAAGATTATTTTGAAGCGGTGATGAAAACCGCCGAAAAAGGACTTCGTGAATTCATGAAAGGAAAACCCCTTACAGTGAAAATTGCGGAAATAGAACAACCAGATGTTTTGCTCTGGGCCATTTGGGCCATCCAGCAATATGCACGCGAGGTGGGAAAATCTAAATGTTTGGAGAAATACGGCCGATTGATAGAAGCCATTATCAATTATATCCTCGCCAGTAAACATCCTAATCTTTTTGTAGAAACAAACGGACTGGTAAGAACCAATGGAAAAAACCAAGCTGTAACTTGGATGAATTCTACCATTAACGGACGTCCGGCAGTTCCACGCTCTGGTTTTATCGTCGAGTTCAATGCTCTTTGGTTCAACGCTCTTAAATTTGCGGCTACGATGGCGGCAGAAAATAGAAACGAGAAGAGAGCCGAAGAACTAGAAAGACATGCTGCTTTATGCAAAAAATCTTTCGTGACAACTTTCTTGAATGAGTATGGCTATCTATATGATTATGTGGATGGCAACATGGTAGATTGGAGTGTTCGACCCAATATGATATTTGCCGTGGCGTTGGATTATTCTCCATTGGATCAAAATCAAAAGAAAACGGTGCTGGATGTATGCACTCGTGAATTGCTGACTCCAAAGGGATTGCGGTCTCTTTCACCAAAAAGTGGCGGTTATAATCCCATGTATGTGGGAGCGCAAATTCAACGTGACTATGCCTATCACCAAGGTACAGCATGGCCCTGGCTGGGCGGCTTTTATATGGAAGCTTGTCTAAAACTCTACAAACGAACACGACTCAGCTTCATCGAGCGACAAATGGTGGGTTATGAAGACGAAATGTTTTACCACTGTTTGGGTACAATTCCCGAACTCTTCGACGGTAATCCACCATTCCATGGACGCGGGGCCATTTCGTTTGCAATGAATGTTGCCGAAATACTTCGCACATTAGAATTGCTTGAAAGGTATTCATATCAATAACAGGAGGAACGAAAATGAAAGTACTAATGTTTGGTTGGGAGTATCCTCCTCACATCCTTGGCGGTTTGGGTACAGCGAGTTTCGGCATTACCGAAGGACTACATGCACAGGGTGACATGCAGATTACTTTCTGTCTGCCCAAACCCTGGGGCGATGAAGACAAGACGGCAGCTAATATTGTGGCGATGAACTGCGTGCCGGTAGTATGGAGAGACATTGATCATGAGTATCTGAAAGGACGGTTGAACAATGTCATGGATACCGATTTTTACTACCAACTACGCGACCATATCTATGCCGACTTCAGCTATATGAACGTCAACGACTTAGGTTGCATTGAGTTCTCAGGGCGTTATCCGGACAATTTGCACGAAGAAATCAACAACTATTCCATCGTAGCCGGTGTGGTAGCACGCCAACAGGAATACGATATTATCCACGCACATGACTGGCTTACCTATCCTGCGGGTATCCATGCTAAACACGTCTCAGGCAAACCGCTGTGCATCCATGTACATGCCACCGACTTTGATCGCTCTCGTGGAAAGGTAAATCCCACAGTCTATTCCATCGAGAAAGACGGAATGGATAACGCTGACTGCATTATGTGCGTATCTGAACTGACTCGACAGACCGTCATCAACCAATACCACCAAGACCCACGCAAGTGTTTCACCGTTCACAACGCCGTTTATCCCTTGGCACAAGAACTGATGGACATTCCGCGACAGAACCACGAAGGGAAGGAAAAATTAGTGACATTCCTCGGAAGAATCACTATGCAGAAAGGGCCCGAATATTTTGTCGAGGCTGCCAACATGGTATTACACCGCACCCGTAACGTGCGTTTCTGCATGGCAGGGTCGGGTGATATGATGGATCAAATGATCTATCTTGCTGCCAACCGCGGCATTGCCGATCGGTTTCATTTCCCTGGTTTTATGCGTGGAAAGCAGGTTTACGAGTGTCTAAAAGCCTCTGACGTCTACGTGATGCCCTCCGTGAGCGAACCTTTCGGTATCTCGCCACTTGAGGCCATGCAGTGTGGCACACCCACCATCATCTCTAAACAGAGCGGATGTGCCGAAATTCTAAATACCTGTATCAAGGTAGACTATTGGGACATCCACGCCATGGCCGACGCAATCTACTCCATCTGCCACAACGATAGTCTCTTCCACTATCTGCAAGAGGAGGGTAAAAATGAAGTAGACCAAATCACTTGGGAGAAAGTAGGCCGCTGGATTCGCACCCTCTACGAGAGAACCATCAACAACAACTAATAACAGCACATTAAAAAGAACAACAATGAAAACGATATGTCTATATTTTGAGATACACCAGATTATCCATCTCAAACGCTACCGTTTCTTCGACATCGGTACCGACCATTATTATTACGACGACTACGAAAACGAACGTACTATCACCGATATAGCCGAGCGGTCGTACATGCCCGCACTCAATGCCTTATTAGAGATGGTAAAAGCCAACGACCGATACTTCAAAGTAGCTTTCTCGCTTTCAGGTGTAGGTATCGAACAACTCGAAATGCACGCACCGCAAGTGCTCGATAAGTTACAGGAACTTAACGAAACTGGTTGTGTAGAATTTCTCGCCGAGCCCTATTCCCACGGACTCTCCTCACTTATCAACGAAGATTGTTTCGAGGCCGAAGTGAAAAAACAAAGCCAGAAGATCAAAGAATACTTCGGACAGAAGCCCAAAGTGCTACGCAACTCATCGCTCATCTATAACGATGACATTGGACTAAAAGCTTCGCAGATGGGATTTAAAGGCATGCTCACCGAAGGAGCCAAGCACATTCTCGGCTGGAAGTCACCACACTATCTCTATCATTGCACCCTTTCGCCTAACCTCAAACTGCTCCTGCGCGACGTGCGCCTTAGCGACGACATCTCCCTACGCTTCAACAACAGCAATTGGGAAGAATACCCCCTCTTTGCCGACAGTTACATCCGTAAAATCTCAGCCCTGCCCGACGAAGAACAAGTCATCAATATCTTCATGGAACTCTCGGCTTTAGGTATCGCCCAACCTCTCTCCAGTAATATCCTCGAATTTATGAAAGCCCTCCCAGGCTGTGCCAAAGCCGCAGGCATCACTTTCTCCACACCTACCGAACTCTGCACTAAGCTCAAGAGCGTAGGTTCTCTTGACGTGCCCTACGCCATTTCCTGGACTGATGAAGAACGCGATGTCAGCAGCTGGTTGGGTAACCCCATGCAGCGCGAAGCTTTTAATAAACTCTACAGTGTAGCCGATCGTGTACGCATTGCCAACGACGTCCGCATCAATCAAGACTGGGACTATCTCCAAGCCTCCAACAACCTGAGATTCATCACCACCAAAGCCTCTGGCGTAGGCGTAGATCGGGGCATCTACAGTAGCCCCTTTGATGCCTTTACCAACTACATGAACATTCTGGGCGACTTCATCAACCGTGTCAACAGCCTATATCCCGAAGACATTGATAATGAAGAACTCAACAGCCTCCTCACCACCATCAAAAACCAAGGCGACGAAATCCAAATGAAAGAAAAGGAGATTGCCCGCCTGCAAACCAAGATCGCTAAAATCGAGGCCGAAGGAGATAAACTCCGAGCAAAGATGGATAAAACGACAGCAAAGGTTAAAAAGAAAAAAGAAGATTGAATCTTATTAATAGAGGATTTTAATTAATAAGTTAACAAGGTTTCAGTTAACGAGTTAATCATTTGACGAGTTGGCAAGGAGGTTCCCCTATGGGTCGTTCTTGTCAACTCGTCATTTAAGCCCCAATCGGTCATTAGAGATTTTGCAAGCAAAGTGTTACAAACAAAAACTCTCCATCAAAGATATTAAACACTCTTCATCAAGGGTGTACTACACTCTTCACCAAGGGTGTACTATACTCTTCATTAGGGGTGTACTATACTCTTCATTAGGGGTGTACTATACTCTTCATTAAAGGTGTACTATACCATTATGAAAGTGGGTTGTACTCGCTTTGTTAACCTCCAATTGGTCATTAGGTCTAAAAACAACTATTCCCTTTGATTTCCTAATAACCAATTAAGGATTGTCAATTACTCCAATGGGCAATACAACTTCGTGCGCATCAATCATCGCGTTGAAAAGCATCACATACTGGAAGGATGGTAAAGCAGAGGCAGAGATATTGGCCTCGACCAAGAGTCCACTCGAGAGAAGAGCGTGGCGCATGGTGCCTTGCAGTAGAGGTTGAGCGGGGGTGAGCCAGCGATGGCCGTCGAAGAGCGCGATATTGGTGAAAGAGGTATCAGTGAGGAGTCCACGGCGCACGATGAGGATGTCATCGCAATCTCCACGGCATTCTAAAAGATGGAGTAGAGATTGTCGATCAGTACTTTTGTAGGCATAATCAATCTCATTGTCTATCACCAATCGCAAACGCTCTATCCGGCGTAGAATGTAGGGCTGGTAGGATTTTTCTACAACACCATCAGCTCCATAGACGATGCGTGCCTTGATGCGACCGACGGAAGAACGGGGTGCATCTGAAAGCAGTTTGTGTAGAGAAAGGGGGTGTGCCTGAGGGAAAAACCGGCTACGGGTAGTTTCCATTCGCGCTTGATGCAGAGAAAGATGCAAGGGACGACCATTCTCGATACGAATGGTTTCAATGAATGGGGACATACACTTTATCGATTATCTCTTGGTATTCGTCGCGGCAAAGACTCTTAGCAGTAATACCTCCACCGGCTTTAAAATAGAATTGGCCGTCGGTTTGGTCGATGAAGCGAATCATCACGGCACTATCGAGCGAGCCATTGCTCCAACGACCCATCACACCCGTGTAGAAATCGCGACGGTAGGTTTCAGCATCAGCGATAATGTCCACTGTTTTACGTTTGGGAGCACCAGTGATAGAACCTGCCGGCAATTGTGAGAAAAGGATGTCGCCGGGTCGATGGACGAGATGAGGAAAAAGCCGACCGCGAATCTCCGAACTGGTTTGCAAGAGAGGTCCCTTGTGAGTCTGTAGCGTCTCGAGATAGCGATAGCGCACCACCCGCACGCAGTCTGAGACAATACTCAGGTCGTTGCGAATCAGATCGACGATAGTGGCATGTTCGGCTGCCTCCTTTTCATTACTCATCAGACGGTCAGCAGCATCAAGGAGGGTTGCATCCGCCGTACCTTTCATCGGAAAAGACGAAATTTCTCCATGACAGATCCTAACAAACGGTTCTGGTGAGAAGCACACTAATGTGTTACGCAACCAAAGGCGATAGGGCGCATCGGCGCACAGAAATATGTCGCGCAGCGAGAGATCGGTTGTCAGCCCCACGCGACAGGTGAGATTCACCAGATAGCTATTCCCATCCAACAATTGTTTGCGAACGATATTGAAACTGCGAGCATACTCTTCGAATGTGGGAGGGTGAATCTGCCAATCTATTGGACCGATAGGCTGGCGGTGCAACTGTTCGGCATTGCCTACGCCGTTGAAGCTATAGAGTAGTTCGTCGGGATCAATATCCTGCTCAGCTTCCACCAACGCCCGGCTACCTTCATAGTCGATAACAAAAAGATAAGGAATACCTTGGCGGGCCAACTCGTTCATTCGACACCGGGCCTCAGTTCTGTCGTAAAACTTCATTGTTCTTCGTGTATTGAATGGCGCAAATGTACGAAGAATACACGAAATATGGCTGCATCGGAGACGAAGGCAAACAAATTTTCGTAACTTTGCAACACTTTTGAATCACGTAAAGAAATCCATTATGCATACGAAAGAAGAGAAGTTGGAGGCATTCGGCCGTCTGTTGGATGTGCTGGACGACCTACGCGAAAAGTGTCCCTGGGACAAGAAACAAACCTTTGAGAGTTTGCGGCCCAACACCATAGAAGAGACTTACGAATTGTACGACGCTTTGGCCAAACGCGACATGAAGAATATCTGTAAAGAACTGGGCGATGTGCTCGAACATGTTCTTTTTTACTCGCGCATCGGGAGCGAGACAGGTAGCTTCGACATTGCCGACGTCTGTCATCAAGAAGCAGACAAACTGATCTTCCGTCATCCGCATATCTACGGCGAACAAAAGGCCAACAGCGTGGAACAGGTACTACAAACTTGGGAACAGATCAAACTAAAAGAAAAAGACGGCAACACGAGCGTACTCTCGGGTGTTCCCGATGCGTTGCCCAGCGTGATCAAGGCTTACCGCATC from Prevotella sp. oral taxon 475 encodes:
- a CDS encoding aminodeoxychorismate synthase component I — protein: MKFYDRTEARCRMNELARQGIPYLFVIDYEGSRALVEAEQDIDPDELLYSFNGVGNAEQLHRQPIGPIDWQIHPPTFEEYARSFNIVRKQLLDGNSYLVNLTCRVGLTTDLSLRDIFLCADAPYRLWLRNTLVCFSPEPFVRICHGEISSFPMKGTADATLLDAADRLMSNEKEAAEHATIVDLIRNDLSIVSDCVRVVRYRYLETLQTHKGPLLQTSSEIRGRLFPHLVHRPGDILFSQLPAGSITGAPKRKTVDIIADAETYRRDFYTGVMGRWSNGSLDSAVMIRFIDQTDGQFYFKAGGGITAKSLCRDEYQEIIDKVYVPIH
- the mazG gene encoding nucleoside triphosphate pyrophosphohydrolase, with the protein product MHTKEEKLEAFGRLLDVLDDLREKCPWDKKQTFESLRPNTIEETYELYDALAKRDMKNICKELGDVLEHVLFYSRIGSETGSFDIADVCHQEADKLIFRHPHIYGEQKANSVEQVLQTWEQIKLKEKDGNTSVLSGVPDALPSVIKAYRIQDKARNVGFDWRNKAEVWAKVREELDELEAELKKEDKERSTEELGDFLFSIINAARLYHLNPDNALERTNQKFIRRFNYVEQHSIKAGKPLTEMSLEEMDRLWNEAKRIDN